One genomic region from Candidatus Methylacidiphilales bacterium encodes:
- the gatA gene encoding Asp-tRNA(Asn)/Glu-tRNA(Gln) amidotransferase subunit GatA, which yields MSLHTLTIKQLRAKLSAREVSPKEAVQSVLKSIESRDSKIKGYLRVNAEDALNQAEKADVTKPLGGVPIAIKDNINVKGERCTCASKILEHYVAPYDATVIQKLKAAGAILLGRTNMDEFAMGSSTENSAYQETRNPWNTEYIPGGSSGGSAAVVAADEAIAALGSDTGGSIRQPAALCGCVGMKPTYGRVSRYGLVAFASSLDQIGPFSKTVEDNALLLNVIAGQDPMENTSRPVAVPDFTAGLGKPVKGLKIGIPTEYFIDGMDKEVEASVRKSIDWFESQGAEIVKISLPHTRAAIAVYYIIATAEASANLARFDGVRYGLRSPEGSDPLSVYRKTRALGFGSEVKRRIILGTYVLSSGYYDAYYNRAQKVRQLLRRDFTEAFKKCDLILTPTSPTPAFKAGEKSDPLQMYLADIFTIAVNLAEVCGISLPCGFSGKNLPIGLQLIGPHFEEVKLLQAAHAYEQAHDWFKRRPKFQE from the coding sequence ATGAGCCTGCACACGTTAACAATCAAACAATTACGCGCCAAACTTTCCGCGCGCGAAGTGAGCCCGAAGGAAGCCGTCCAGTCCGTGCTCAAAAGCATCGAGTCCCGGGACTCAAAAATAAAGGGCTACCTGCGGGTCAACGCGGAAGACGCCCTGAATCAGGCGGAAAAGGCCGACGTCACAAAGCCGCTCGGCGGCGTGCCCATCGCCATCAAGGACAATATCAATGTCAAAGGCGAACGCTGCACCTGCGCCTCCAAAATTCTGGAGCACTACGTCGCACCCTATGATGCCACGGTCATTCAAAAGCTGAAGGCCGCCGGCGCCATTCTGCTGGGCCGGACCAACATGGACGAGTTCGCCATGGGCTCTTCAACCGAGAATTCCGCCTATCAGGAAACCCGAAACCCGTGGAACACCGAATACATTCCCGGAGGCAGCAGCGGCGGCTCCGCGGCTGTGGTCGCGGCAGATGAGGCCATCGCGGCCCTGGGTTCCGACACCGGCGGTTCGATCCGCCAGCCGGCGGCGCTCTGCGGATGCGTGGGGATGAAACCCACCTATGGCCGGGTGTCACGCTATGGCCTCGTCGCTTTTGCCTCCTCTCTCGACCAAATCGGCCCCTTCTCCAAGACCGTCGAGGACAACGCCCTGCTCCTGAATGTGATTGCCGGCCAGGACCCGATGGAAAACACCAGTCGGCCCGTCGCGGTGCCGGATTTTACCGCCGGACTCGGCAAGCCTGTCAAAGGACTCAAGATCGGCATCCCCACTGAATATTTCATCGACGGCATGGACAAGGAAGTCGAAGCCAGCGTGAGGAAATCCATCGATTGGTTTGAATCGCAGGGCGCTGAGATTGTAAAAATCTCCCTGCCCCACACCCGCGCCGCCATTGCCGTCTATTATATCATCGCCACGGCGGAAGCTTCCGCCAACCTCGCGCGCTTCGACGGCGTGCGCTACGGATTGCGTTCGCCCGAAGGCAGCGACCCGCTTTCGGTTTATCGCAAAACCCGCGCCCTGGGCTTTGGATCGGAAGTCAAGCGCCGCATCATTCTCGGCACCTATGTCCTGAGTTCCGGCTATTACGACGCCTATTATAACCGGGCGCAAAAAGTCCGGCAGCTCCTCCGCCGGGATTTCACCGAGGCCTTCAAAAAGTGCGATCTCATCCTGACGCCCACATCGCCCACCCCCGCCTTTAAAGCGGGTGAAAAGAGCGATCCTCTTCAAATGTATCTGGCTGATATCTTCACGATTGCCGTGAATCTGGCCGAGGTCTGCGGGATCTCGCTTCCTTGCGGGTTTTCAGGAAAAAACCTGCCCATCGGACTGCAACTGATCGGCCCGCACTTTGAGGAAGTCAAACTTTTACAGGCCGCCCACGCCTACGAACAGGCGCACGACTGGTTCAAGCGCCGGCCTAAATTCCAGGAATAA
- the gatC gene encoding Asp-tRNA(Asn)/Glu-tRNA(Gln) amidotransferase subunit GatC produces the protein MKSQTLNVAYVAGLARMELTKEEEALFQTQLGNILEYVEQLQQIDASSVPDTPVDPNLPTNVLRSDEVKPSLPVADALQNAPKKANNLFVMPKIVE, from the coding sequence GTGAAGTCTCAGACCTTGAATGTGGCCTACGTCGCCGGATTGGCGCGCATGGAATTAACAAAAGAAGAGGAAGCCCTCTTCCAGACCCAGCTCGGGAACATTCTGGAATATGTCGAGCAATTGCAGCAAATCGACGCCAGTTCGGTTCCGGACACGCCCGTGGATCCGAACCTCCCGACCAATGTCCTGCGCAGCGACGAGGTCAAGCCCTCCCTGCCCGTCGCCGATGCCCTGCAAAACGCCCCAAAAAAAGCCAATAACCTTTTCGTCATGCCGAAAATCGTCGAATGA